In the genome of Pseudomonas putida, one region contains:
- a CDS encoding IS3 family transposase (programmed frameshift): MPYYSSERKTELLKMLGPPLNLTMAEVARREGVTEMSLYTWRKRASAEGCVVVTDPKHPTESWSAEMKFAAVAECASLSEIELGEYCRRKGLYPEQIAAWRQAFLSGMASQKAQPKVDREQARQDQKRIKQLERELRRKDKALAETAALLVLRKKPQRLLGSRRRGQLTALPERQLLVAWLTEAINAGARKSVACQEVGLTLRTLQRWTETQEILADARTTTARAAPANALDEHERKVILNLCNSAEYAHLPPSQIVPRLADRQIYVGSESTFYRVLRAAGQRQHRGRAQRPGRNAEPTTHAAHAPNRVWSWDITYLPSSVRGKYYYLYLIEDIYSRKSVGWEVHEDEDGAKAAVLLQRSVISEQCLREPLVLHSDNGAPMKSTTLLSKMYELGITPSRGRPRVSNDNPYSEALFRTLKYCPQWPAKGFETLDAARCWVRDFIRWYNHEHRHSRIRFVTPAERHRGQDRQILALRHELYEQARCRNPERWSGRTRNWEPIGTVLLNPDRDQQHEKQAA; the protein is encoded by the exons GTGCCGTACTATTCCTCTGAGCGCAAAACCGAACTGCTCAAGATGCTGGGCCCTCCACTCAACCTGACGATGGCCGAAGTCGCCAGGCGCGAGGGCGTTACTGAAATGTCGCTGTATACCTGGCGCAAACGAGCCAGTGCCGAAGGATGTGTGGTGGTGACCGATCCCAAACACCCGACCGAGAGTTGGTCGGCAGAAATGAAATTCGCGGCTGTCGCCGAATGTGCCAGCTTGTCCGAGATTGAACTGGGTGAATACTGCCGCCGCAAAGGCTTATATCCCGAGCAGATTGCTGCCTGGCGGCAAGCCTTCCTGAGTGGGATGGCCTCTCAAAAAGCGCAGCCCAAGGTCGATCGGGAGCAGGCCCGCCAAGATCAGAAACGCATCAAGCAGCTTGAGCGCGAACTGCGCCGCAAGGATAAGGCGCTGGCTGAAACAGCCGCGTTACTGGTGCTGCGAAAAAAGC CTCAACGACTACTGGGGAGTAGACGACGAGGACAATTGACCGCTCTGCCGGAACGGCAACTGCTAGTGGCGTGGCTGACAGAAGCGATCAATGCCGGCGCTCGAAAATCGGTGGCGTGCCAAGAAGTTGGATTGACGCTCAGAACGTTGCAGCGCTGGACTGAAACCCAGGAAATACTGGCGGATGCTCGCACTACCACCGCTCGTGCAGCCCCGGCCAATGCGCTGGACGAGCATGAACGGAAAGTAATTCTCAACCTGTGCAACAGCGCCGAATATGCTCACTTGCCACCCAGCCAGATCGTGCCGAGGCTGGCCGATAGGCAGATCTACGTAGGCTCGGAGTCAACGTTCTATCGTGTGCTTCGAGCTGCCGGGCAGAGGCAGCACCGAGGACGCGCTCAGCGCCCTGGACGTAATGCCGAGCCAACAACGCATGCGGCTCATGCGCCGAATCGTGTGTGGTCGTGGGATATCACGTACCTGCCGTCTTCGGTGCGTGGAAAGTACTACTACCTGTACCTGATCGAGGATATTTACAGCCGCAAGAGCGTCGGCTGGGAGGTGCATGAGGATGAGGACGGCGCCAAGGCCGCAGTGTTGCTGCAAAGGAGCGTGATCAGCGAACAATGCCTGAGAGAGCCCTTGGTACTGCACTCGGACAACGGCGCGCCAATGAAGTCGACCACTTTGCTGAGCAAGATGTATGAGTTAGGCATTACGCCATCGAGGGGCAGGCCGCGTGTCAGCAATGACAATCCGTATTCGGAGGCTCTTTTTAGAACGCTGAAGTACTGTCCGCAATGGCCGGCCAAGGGTTTCGAGACCCTGGATGCTGCAAGATGTTGGGTGCGTGATTTTATCCGTTGGTACAACCACGAACACCGGCACAGCCGGATCCGCTTCGTCACACCGGCAGAGCGTCATCGTGGTCAGGATAGGCAAATCCTTGCCCTGCGCCATGAGCTGTATGAGCAGGCTCGATGCAGGAATCCAGAGCGATGGTCAGGACGCACCCGTAACTGGGAGCCAATTGGGACGGTGCTGTTGAACCCTGATCGGGATCAACAGCACGAGAAGCAAGCTGCATAG
- a CDS encoding IS3 family transposase (programmed frameshift): MKQRRYTAEEKAWALQQMSAPFSRPVTELAKQTGITTVTLRAWRNEAKTQGVQMAGTGKRNGRWSSADKFRAVLQTAAMSEAEISEYCRSAGILPSDLVLWRTACEQANTPTQQEPVKDIASVKRIEQLERELRRKEAALAETAALLVLRKKGRCDLGQGRGRMTSAADRTTALQLIDAAVRAGARQSAACEELGLTERTVQRWRHQPEDGRPGAARPEPANKLSERERLALLDAANRPDCADLTPHEIVPKLADEGLYLASESTFYRVLKSAGQAHRRGRSRRPKARPLTTHRASGPNQVWCWDITWLPSTIKGRFFYWYMVKDIYSRKLVMNEVHEAESAEHASILLERACLREGIRPDTLVLHSDNGSAMKGATMLAALRDLGVLPSFSRPRVSNDNAYAEALFRTAKYCSRWPSVPFGSLDEARMWVMRFAAWYNNEHRHSALKYVTPSQRHHGQDGASLRQREQLYEAARRQNPGRWARDVRNWKLPNHVYLNRERDPEQKRTG, encoded by the exons ATGAAACAACGCCGTTATACCGCTGAGGAGAAAGCCTGGGCGTTGCAGCAAATGTCGGCGCCTTTCAGCCGTCCGGTCACAGAGTTGGCTAAGCAAACAGGCATTACTACTGTCACACTTCGGGCTTGGCGTAATGAAGCCAAGACCCAGGGAGTGCAAATGGCAGGAACAGGTAAACGCAATGGGCGCTGGAGCAGCGCTGACAAGTTCAGAGCTGTGCTTCAGACGGCTGCAATGAGCGAAGCAGAGATTTCAGAATACTGCCGAAGTGCAGGAATTCTGCCGTCGGATCTGGTGCTGTGGCGTACAGCTTGTGAGCAGGCGAATACTCCAACCCAGCAAGAACCCGTCAAAGATATCGCGTCGGTCAAGCGTATCGAGCAACTGGAGCGTGAGTTACGGCGTAAAGAAGCGGCTTTGGCAGAAACGGCGGCGTTGTTGGTACTGCGAAAAAAGG GCCGATGCGATCTGGGGCAAGGACGAGGACGAATGACCAGTGCTGCAGATCGCACAACTGCCCTTCAGTTGATTGACGCCGCTGTAAGAGCAGGCGCTCGTCAAAGTGCTGCCTGTGAAGAGTTGGGACTCACTGAGCGCACGGTGCAACGATGGCGCCATCAACCTGAAGATGGGCGGCCTGGCGCAGCCCGCCCTGAGCCAGCCAACAAGCTCAGCGAACGTGAGCGCTTGGCCCTTTTGGATGCAGCCAATCGCCCTGATTGCGCCGACCTCACACCGCATGAAATCGTGCCGAAGTTGGCAGATGAAGGCCTCTACCTAGCCTCGGAATCGACATTTTATCGAGTGCTCAAGTCAGCGGGCCAAGCACACAGGCGTGGGCGTAGTCGAAGACCAAAGGCCAGACCACTCACGACCCATAGGGCGAGTGGGCCCAATCAGGTTTGGTGTTGGGACATCACTTGGTTACCGAGTACTATCAAAGGACGTTTTTTCTATTGGTATATGGTCAAAGATATCTACAGCCGCAAGCTGGTCATGAATGAAGTACACGAGGCAGAAAGTGCTGAACATGCCAGTATCCTGCTGGAGCGCGCCTGCCTACGTGAAGGGATTCGCCCGGATACATTAGTGCTTCATTCAGACAATGGCAGTGCGATGAAGGGCGCGACAATGCTCGCTGCGCTACGTGACCTTGGTGTTCTGCCATCTTTCAGCCGCCCGCGGGTCAGCAACGACAACGCCTATGCCGAGGCTCTATTTCGAACAGCTAAGTACTGCTCACGGTGGCCCAGCGTGCCTTTTGGATCGCTCGATGAAGCTCGTATGTGGGTAATGCGGTTTGCTGCCTGGTACAACAATGAACATCGCCATAGCGCGCTCAAATATGTCACCCCCTCGCAGCGACATCATGGTCAAGATGGCGCTTCGCTGAGGCAGCGTGAACAGTTATACGAAGCAGCGCGGCGTCAGAATCCAGGACGATGGGCCCGAGATGTCCGTAACTGGAAATTGCCTAACCATGTGTACTTGAATCGCGAGCGAGATCCAGAGCAAAAGCGCACCGGTTAA
- a CDS encoding class I SAM-dependent methyltransferase, with protein MGIRVEALSAEFQAQAEAWAERLGMPLVDDEAGFAVQVGPDGLQIQQLGPQAPGPVRVDFVEGQAAHRRLYGGGNGQMIAKAVGIAQGVRPQVLDATAGLGKDAFVLASLGCQMTLIERQPLIAALLEDGLARARGDEEVGAIVERMRLLTGNAIERMRGWEGEPPQVIYLDPMFPHRDKSALVKKEMRVFRPLVGDDLDAPALLEAALALASHRVVVKRPRKAPIIDGPKPSHSLEGKSSRYDIYPKKALKV; from the coding sequence ATGGGTATCAGAGTCGAGGCGTTGTCGGCTGAGTTCCAGGCCCAGGCAGAGGCGTGGGCCGAGCGCCTGGGTATGCCGCTTGTGGATGATGAGGCGGGGTTCGCCGTGCAGGTCGGGCCAGATGGGTTGCAGATCCAGCAGTTGGGGCCGCAGGCGCCGGGCCCCGTACGGGTCGACTTCGTCGAAGGACAGGCGGCGCATCGACGACTCTATGGTGGGGGTAACGGGCAGATGATCGCCAAGGCTGTCGGCATCGCCCAAGGCGTACGCCCCCAGGTGCTCGATGCCACTGCAGGGTTGGGCAAGGATGCGTTCGTGCTGGCCAGCCTGGGTTGCCAGATGACCCTGATCGAGCGCCAGCCGTTGATTGCTGCCTTGCTCGAAGATGGACTGGCGCGGGCGCGCGGGGATGAAGAAGTAGGCGCGATCGTCGAACGCATGCGTCTGCTGACCGGCAATGCCATCGAGCGCATGCGGGGGTGGGAAGGAGAGCCACCGCAGGTGATCTACCTGGATCCGATGTTCCCGCATCGTGACAAGAGCGCGCTGGTGAAGAAGGAAATGCGGGTGTTCCGGCCCTTGGTCGGCGATGACCTGGATGCGCCGGCGTTGCTGGAGGCAGCGTTGGCGTTGGCTTCACACCGCGTGGTGGTCAAGCGACCGCGCAAAGCGCCCATTATCGATGGGCCCAAGCCGAGCCACAGTCTGGAGGGGAAATCGAGTCGGTATGACATTTATCCCAAGAAGGCGCTCAAGGTTTGA
- a CDS encoding energy transducer TonB yields MSETLPIGLTYLSPVGNYGRQNTQALGGVSHLWQDFFARALAEQQGTESDPVSQAIAQQIDKDSGEPLGGVRTLAQIHVQRSCDVHDSEIKPPEPLFLPKAEFETELLENAPEPFSTAELIEQQRQLDLSNSWLRPVVMNQGHPQPEPGPAPSPRALFLPIAEFETDLLDKAPEPYDEPTLAKQQNDLEFDLHWARPVVLNNVRTYA; encoded by the coding sequence ATGTCAGAAACCCTTCCCATCGGCTTGACCTACCTGTCGCCTGTCGGCAACTACGGTCGACAGAACACCCAGGCACTCGGGGGCGTCAGCCACCTGTGGCAGGATTTCTTCGCCCGCGCGTTGGCCGAACAGCAAGGGACAGAGTCGGACCCGGTCAGCCAGGCCATTGCCCAGCAGATCGACAAGGACAGCGGTGAGCCGCTTGGGGGCGTGCGCACCTTGGCGCAGATCCACGTCCAGCGTAGCTGCGATGTCCATGACAGCGAGATCAAACCGCCCGAGCCGCTGTTCCTGCCCAAGGCGGAGTTCGAGACAGAGCTGCTGGAAAACGCACCCGAGCCCTTCAGCACCGCCGAACTGATCGAACAACAGCGCCAGCTCGACTTGAGCAACAGCTGGTTGCGTCCAGTGGTCATGAACCAGGGCCATCCGCAGCCCGAACCTGGCCCGGCTCCCTCGCCACGGGCGTTGTTCCTGCCCATCGCAGAGTTCGAAACGGACCTCCTGGACAAGGCCCCCGAACCCTACGACGAACCCACCCTGGCCAAGCAGCAGAACGACCTGGAGTTCGACCTGCACTGGGCGCGCCCGGTGGTGCTGAACAACGTGCGCACGTACGCCTGA
- a CDS encoding extensin-like domain-containing protein, giving the protein MRVAVLSSACLLLMAGLAWYLGWRSPAAWNPWAVLDVRQPPNLLTPYKLARLRKNPGLCQEALQTSALRYRPQADSAPTANCPLRNVWRIEAGEARLSSSFLASCPLAVAYALFENHGLQPAAQRFFGQPVAQVEHLGSFACRNVYHRKQGRLSQHASANALDITGFRLKDGRHIVLAQDWQGSGQKAAFLREVHEAACDSFSTVLGPDYNAAHHNHFHLDMGFWQVCR; this is encoded by the coding sequence ATGCGTGTTGCCGTCCTTTCCAGTGCCTGCCTGCTGCTGATGGCGGGTTTGGCCTGGTACCTGGGCTGGCGCTCACCTGCCGCGTGGAACCCTTGGGCGGTGCTGGACGTGCGCCAGCCACCCAACCTGTTGACGCCATACAAGCTCGCGCGTCTAAGAAAAAACCCTGGTTTGTGTCAGGAGGCCTTGCAGACGTCGGCCTTGCGCTATCGCCCACAGGCAGACAGCGCCCCCACCGCTAACTGCCCGCTGCGCAACGTATGGCGTATCGAAGCGGGCGAGGCGCGTCTGAGCAGCAGCTTCCTGGCGTCCTGCCCATTGGCGGTGGCCTATGCGCTATTCGAAAACCATGGCCTGCAGCCTGCGGCGCAGCGTTTTTTCGGCCAGCCCGTGGCCCAGGTCGAGCATTTGGGCAGCTTTGCCTGCCGCAATGTCTATCACCGCAAGCAGGGGCGGCTCAGCCAGCATGCCAGCGCCAACGCATTGGACATCACGGGTTTTCGTCTCAAGGATGGGCGACACATCGTGTTGGCGCAGGATTGGCAGGGCAGTGGGCAGAAAGCGGCGTTTCTACGGGAGGTCCATGAAGCGGCCTGCGATAGCTTCAGTACGGTGCTGGGGCCGGACTACAACGCGGCGCACCACAACCACTTTCATCTGGATATGGGGTTCTGGCAGGTCTGTCGCTGA
- a CDS encoding isocitrate lyase/PEP mutase family protein, giving the protein MDVQTLRAEAFKALHEREGAFVIPNPWDAGSARLLASLGFEALATTSAGFAFSLGRPDAEGALSLEETLGNAQSIVDATPLPVAADLENGFGDLPQACAETIRRAAEAGLVGGSIEDASGRPDAPIYDFGLSVERVRAAVQAARALPFPFTLCARAENLLHGRLDLDDTIRRLQAYAEAGADVLYAPGLRNVDEIRAVVQAVAPKPVNVLMGLAGVPLSVNQLQDLGVKRISVGSSLARAALGAFQRAALEIRDQGTFDYSAQAMPFAALNDLFRR; this is encoded by the coding sequence ATGGATGTGCAAACCCTGCGAGCCGAAGCCTTCAAGGCCTTGCATGAGCGTGAGGGCGCTTTCGTCATTCCCAATCCCTGGGACGCAGGTTCCGCCCGACTGCTGGCAAGCCTGGGATTCGAGGCCCTGGCCACCACCAGCGCAGGTTTCGCGTTCAGCTTGGGGCGGCCGGATGCCGAAGGAGCCTTGAGCCTGGAGGAAACCCTGGGCAATGCCCAGTCGATCGTCGACGCCACGCCATTGCCCGTGGCCGCGGACCTTGAGAACGGCTTCGGAGATCTGCCGCAGGCGTGCGCCGAGACGATCCGGCGGGCGGCCGAGGCAGGGCTGGTGGGTGGTTCGATCGAAGACGCCAGCGGCCGCCCCGATGCCCCCATCTATGACTTCGGCCTGTCCGTGGAGCGCGTGCGCGCTGCGGTGCAGGCAGCCCGTGCATTGCCCTTTCCCTTCACCCTCTGTGCCCGCGCGGAAAACCTGTTGCATGGCCGTCTGGATCTGGATGACACCATCCGCCGCCTTCAGGCCTATGCCGAGGCCGGGGCGGATGTGCTGTATGCCCCCGGCCTTCGCAATGTCGATGAAATCCGCGCGGTGGTGCAGGCGGTCGCGCCCAAGCCTGTCAATGTACTGATGGGCCTGGCGGGTGTCCCGCTGAGTGTTAATCAGTTGCAGGATCTGGGCGTGAAACGCATCAGCGTAGGGTCCTCGCTCGCGCGTGCCGCCTTGGGCGCGTTTCAGCGGGCGGCACTGGAGATCCGCGATCAAGGTACGTTCGACTACAGCGCGCAGGCCATGCCGTTCGCCGCGCTCAACGACTTGTTCCGTCGCTGA
- a CDS encoding DUF72 domain-containing protein, with protein sequence MNPSPLPYFLGCPSWSENAWRDYLYPADARPAEFLGLYSQVFNAVEGNTTFYARPAPATVERWAQVMPVHFRFTAKFPGDVSHEGDLREHLESALAFTRLMAPLGERVSPYWLQLSAQFGPSRVGELCQFLDQIGVPVAVEVRNEAFFARGEEERLLNRLLRERGVERICLDPRALFSCTSREPGVLHAQSKKPRVPPRPAAFSQHPQVRFIGHPLLEANETFLTPWVEKVGDWIEEGRSPYVFLHTADNLQAAALAQRFHERLMARLPGLAPLRELPRAPEVEQLGLL encoded by the coding sequence ATGAATCCATCGCCCCTGCCTTATTTTCTCGGTTGTCCGTCCTGGAGCGAAAACGCCTGGCGCGACTACCTTTATCCCGCTGACGCCCGTCCTGCTGAATTCCTTGGCCTTTACAGTCAGGTATTCAATGCCGTCGAAGGCAACACCACCTTCTATGCCCGTCCCGCGCCTGCCACAGTGGAGCGCTGGGCGCAGGTCATGCCCGTGCATTTTCGCTTCACTGCCAAATTTCCGGGTGATGTGAGCCATGAGGGTGACCTGCGTGAGCACCTGGAGTCCGCGCTTGCGTTCACTCGCCTGATGGCGCCGTTAGGCGAGCGTGTTTCGCCTTACTGGTTGCAGCTATCGGCCCAGTTCGGCCCTTCGCGGGTCGGTGAGTTGTGTCAGTTTCTCGATCAGATCGGCGTGCCGGTGGCGGTCGAGGTGCGCAACGAGGCGTTTTTCGCCCGTGGAGAAGAGGAGCGCCTGCTCAATCGACTGTTGCGGGAGCGGGGGGTCGAACGCATCTGCCTGGACCCCCGGGCGCTGTTCAGTTGCACCTCGCGCGAGCCGGGCGTATTGCATGCCCAGTCCAAGAAACCGCGGGTTCCGCCACGCCCGGCTGCTTTCAGCCAGCACCCTCAGGTACGGTTCATCGGGCATCCGCTGCTGGAGGCCAACGAGACCTTTCTTACGCCCTGGGTGGAAAAGGTCGGCGACTGGATCGAAGAAGGGCGCAGCCCTTATGTCTTTTTGCATACCGCTGACAACCTTCAGGCCGCAGCCCTGGCCCAGCGTTTTCATGAGCGTCTGATGGCGCGTTTGCCGGGTCTTGCTCCCTTGCGGGAATTGCCGCGTGCGCCCGAGGTCGAACAACTGGGTCTACTCTGA
- the tsaB gene encoding tRNA (adenosine(37)-N6)-threonylcarbamoyltransferase complex dimerization subunit type 1 TsaB, giving the protein MTTLLALDTATEACSVALLHDGKVTSHYEVIPRMHAQKLLPMIKQLLAESGVALSDVEAIAFGRGPGAFTGVRIAIGVVQGLAFALERPVLPVSNLAALAQGALRERGVQHVAAAIDARMDEVYWGCYEAHEGEMRLVGREAVLPPERVQLPDASTEEWFGAGTGWGYGERLAVPVNASDASLLPNALDILELARFAWARGGAIPAEQAQPVYLRDNVATPKAR; this is encoded by the coding sequence ATGACCACCCTGCTGGCCCTGGATACCGCTACCGAAGCCTGTTCCGTCGCTCTGCTGCATGACGGCAAGGTGACCAGCCATTACGAGGTGATCCCGCGCATGCACGCGCAAAAGCTGCTGCCGATGATCAAGCAGTTGCTGGCCGAGTCGGGCGTTGCGCTCAGCGACGTGGAGGCCATTGCGTTCGGTCGTGGCCCAGGGGCGTTCACCGGGGTACGGATCGCTATCGGTGTGGTCCAGGGCCTGGCCTTTGCCCTCGAGCGCCCGGTGCTGCCGGTCTCCAACCTGGCCGCACTGGCCCAGGGCGCGTTGCGCGAACGCGGCGTGCAGCATGTCGCCGCCGCCATCGATGCCCGCATGGACGAGGTGTACTGGGGCTGCTACGAGGCGCACGAAGGTGAGATGCGTCTGGTCGGACGTGAGGCAGTGCTGCCGCCGGAGCGCGTACAACTGCCAGATGCCAGTACCGAGGAGTGGTTCGGCGCCGGCACCGGATGGGGTTATGGCGAGCGTCTGGCGGTGCCGGTGAACGCAAGCGACGCCAGCCTGCTGCCCAATGCCCTGGATATCCTCGAATTGGCCCGTTTCGCCTGGGCACGCGGGGGGGCGATTCCCGCTGAGCAGGCGCAACCTGTGTATCTGCGCGATAATGTAGCGACACCCAAGGCGCGCTGA
- the adk gene encoding adenylate kinase produces MRVILLGAPGAGKGTQAKFITEKFGIPQISTGDMLRAAVKAGTPLGLELKKVMDAGQLVSDELIISLVKERIAQPDCAKGCLFDGFPRTIPQAEAMVAAGVDIDAVIEIAVDDEEIVGRMAGRRVHLASGRTYHIQHNPPKVEGKDDVTGEDLIQRDDDKEETVRHRLSVYHSQTKPLVDFYQKLSATNNGKPKYSHIEGVGSVEAITAKVLAALS; encoded by the coding sequence ATGCGCGTAATTCTGCTGGGAGCTCCCGGGGCCGGTAAAGGTACTCAGGCAAAGTTCATCACCGAGAAGTTCGGTATTCCACAGATCTCCACCGGTGACATGCTGCGTGCCGCCGTCAAGGCCGGCACCCCGCTGGGCCTGGAACTCAAGAAAGTCATGGACGCCGGCCAGCTGGTTTCCGACGAGCTGATCATCAGCCTGGTCAAGGAGCGCATCGCCCAGCCGGACTGCGCCAAGGGCTGCCTGTTCGACGGCTTCCCGCGCACCATTCCCCAGGCCGAAGCCATGGTCGCCGCAGGTGTCGACATCGACGCTGTGATCGAGATCGCCGTTGATGACGAAGAGATCGTCGGCCGCATGGCCGGTCGCCGTGTGCACCTGGCCTCGGGCCGCACCTACCACATTCAGCACAACCCGCCGAAAGTGGAAGGCAAGGACGACGTCACCGGTGAAGACCTGATCCAGCGTGATGACGACAAGGAAGAAACCGTGCGTCATCGTCTGTCGGTGTACCACAGCCAGACCAAGCCGCTGGTGGACTTCTACCAGAAGCTCTCGGCCACCAACAACGGCAAGCCGAAGTACAGCCACATCGAAGGTGTCGGCTCGGTCGAGGCGATCACCGCCAAGGTGCTGGCAGCCCTGAGCTGA